From one Flavobacteriales bacterium genomic stretch:
- a CDS encoding F0F1 ATP synthase subunit B, producing the protein MEKLINDFSFGLFMWQAIILIILILLMAKYAWKPIMNALTEREEGIKNALDAAEKAKEEMANISANNEKILTEARAERDAILKEAREMKESMIADAKEAASSEAEKMMKQTQDAIIAEKNAAIAEMKSEIAKVSIEIAEKVLRNELSDQDKQKALVDNLIKEVNLN; encoded by the coding sequence ATGGAAAAGTTAATTAACGATTTTTCATTTGGTTTGTTCATGTGGCAAGCCATTATCCTTATCATTTTGATTCTTCTAATGGCAAAATATGCATGGAAGCCAATCATGAATGCACTTACAGAGCGTGAAGAAGGAATTAAAAACGCCCTTGACGCAGCTGAAAAAGCCAAAGAAGAAATGGCAAATATTTCTGCAAATAATGAAAAGATTTTGACAGAAGCAAGAGCTGAGAGAGATGCGATCTTAAAAGAAGCTCGTGAAATGAAAGAAAGCATGATTGCTGACGCTAAGGAAGCGGCATCTTCAGAAGCAGAAAAAATGATGAAGCAAACTCAAGATGCTATTATTGCTGAAAAGAATGCTGCCATTGCCGAAATGAAAAGTGAAATTGCAAAAGTTTCTATCGAAATTGCTGAAAAAGTCCTTAGAAATGAATTGTCTGACCAAGACAAGCAAAAGGCTTTGGTAGATAACTTGATCAAAGAAGTTAACCTGAACTAG